The Penaeus monodon isolate SGIC_2016 unplaced genomic scaffold, NSTDA_Pmon_1 PmonScaffold_3656, whole genome shotgun sequence genomic sequence GTTGGCGTGTATTGATTATGGGACAGCTACTGCGCCAATTTACGAAGCTTTTAATCGTGGTATTGACATTCATGTTTGGGTGGATGAAACTCGTCCTCGCATCAAGGCGCACGAATTACGGCTTTTTGAATTGCAGCAACACGGAGTGCCGCATACGGTGATTGTCGATAATCTCGGGGGACATTTGATGCAGCACGGAATGGTAGATTTGGTGATTGTAGGAAGTGATCGAACAACAAGAACGGGTGATGTAGCTAATAAAATTGGTACTTACTTAAAGGCTTTAGCTGCTTTTGATAATGAAATTCCGTTTTATGTGGCTTTACCGAGTTCGACTTTTGATTGGAATATTCGTGATGGTTTGAAGGAAATTCCAATTGAAAAACGTGGTGCTGATGAAGTGAAATATATTCAGGGCTTGGATAATTCCACAATTAAAAAAGTGCTTTTAACACCTGCTGAAAGTCCTGCTATTAATTATGGTTTTGATGTAACGCCTGCAAAATATGTTTTCAGGATTGATTACAGAACGTGGCGTTTTTTGCTGCTGACGAAGCTAGTATTTTGGAATTGTTTCCAGAGTTTAGGTAAGAATTtgacattttttcatttttaccaaaaAGTAATTTACAGTTAGATGCTTTGAAAAACTCCGTGAAACTTTGTGTTTTTCTCTGTGTAACTCCGTGATGTTCTAATTTTCACAGAGTTGCACAAAGAACACGCAGAGTTTCACGGAGAAAATAGTTTAAAACTTCTTTCGTGTTTTCGCATCTTTAGTAAAAGTTTGGTCTAAGTGTAAACTACTTTTTCAAGATTTTGAAAGATgccaagaattttaaaaaatgaaaaaagaatttttctaCACACTAATTAATCCAATTATTCCATTTCCAAAAGACGATTGGAAGATAACAACTCAATATAGTTTCTTTAGGTTGATTTCATTTTATCAGTTAGAAGTTTTAAAATGAAAGAGGATTTGGAGCATTTGGTTATtctaaaagcaataacaaacgaaacaaaagaaactATTTATAAATCACTTATCGAAGGTGAAAATATACATGATGAAGCAAAAATCATATTAGTAGATGATTGCTATGGTGGTTATGAAGTTGAgccaaaaaaatcttaaagattttttttttcgaggagaTTTACAATCGAGGTTTTTTAcgattacttttttgttttaccaAAAGCAAAGGTGATTCTAATATTGAATCATGATACAAAGATTTTTAGATGTGATTTTAGTAAAATGAATACTTCTAAAAAATACTGGAGTCAGCATAGAGTGATAAGAATGAATAACCTCAGCAGGCAAGAAATACGAAAGCAATTGGGAAATGATTATAGATACGAATTGCACTTGAAAGAACAACCTATTTCAGAATATAAAATACGGCAACTTAGTAAAGAACTGGAACAATTTGGATTGACAATAAGTGATTTAGAGAAAGAAGATTATCCAACTGAAAAGCATTTATTGACTAAAAAACAAGTCAATGAAGCTTCAgcattttagaaaaatatttattagaaTCTATTATCATGATAAACAGAAGGATAAGGATTTTGAGAAGAGTGAGGTGAAACTAACCAAAGTCTTGTTAGATGATTTATTGAATTTGATATGTAAAACTGCCTAATAATGAGTGATTAATATGGCGAAATAGTATTAAGACTTGTTGGGATTTTTCTCAATTGGCTGCAAGTGcgaaattttattttgttcttcgtTAAAAATACTCGTCGATGCTACGGCATCGCCTGCGTTTTTCgccttaaacaaaacaaaatttcatcACTTTCTCTCAATCAGAAAACTCCCAACAAGCTCTAAGTAAGTTGACGTAAATATTTCTACATTTAAAAAGTCATAACTTGTTGATTATAAACCTATAAGGTTTAAAAAACCTTATAGGTTTGTCGAAGTAAATATATCAACCTACTTAAGTAATTGGACAGAATTATTTTgcacttaacttttttttataaaacaaagtaATCTCTTGAAAATCATCCCGATAGCTATCGGGACTTATAGGTTTAACACGAATAAATATGTCCGACTACTTAATCAATTGACGGCTAAAGattaacaaaatttaaacataCTCCTAACGTGGCAAAGCCACTACCATAAGTTATGAGCCTGCCTACCAGAGGTACGACAGGCAGGCCTGCTTTTGTTGGCGGACAGGGTGTTGAGGGACGAGTTGTTGAGGGACGAGGTGCTTAGTCGAACAACTCAACACCTCGTCCCTCAACAACTCATAACTTgccactataatttttttttattcaagttttGCCAAATTCTTGCAAGACTTCATAACTTAGAAACTAAAtaatcaacttttttttgttaatttgttaatcataaaaaatcaaattgttttattttttaacctaAGTTGCTCACGTCAAAAAGTGATACGCAACTTGAATTTTTAATTAATCGCACTATGTCtgaagaaaaaaagccaaaacttGGTGGCAGTAATACAACAATCGGAGGTTTAATTGTAGCAATTATCTTAGGGTTACTATATTATATGGGTGGAGGAGAAGCTCCTACAACACAAGATGATGTTGTTGAGAATATAGAAGAAGGTATCGTTTATAATGGGCTAAAAAACTATTTACCTACCTCAACAACTAATCAGTTGATAAAATATCCTTATTATACCATTTCTTATtcagaaaaacacaaacaagcagaaTGGGTAGCTTATAAGCTAACTCGTGATATGGTTTTAAAAGCAAATGCTGACCGTGGTCACTTGACCTTTAAGCCAGATACAAGTATTGAAAAAGAGAAAGCCGTTACCTCATCAGATTATACTCGTACAGGTTATGACAGAGGTCATTTAGTACCAGCGCAAGATATGGCATTTAGCGAACAAGCTATGGAGAAACTTTCTATATGTCTAATGTTAGTCCGCAAGACAAGGACTTCAATCGTGGAAAGTGGAAAGAACTAGAAAACGAACAAGAAATTGGGCGGCTAAGTATGACGAATTTATGTAGTTGCGGGACCTGTATTGACGAAAAGAGCCATTAAGCGATTTCCAAAAGTAAAAAATCTATTCCTGTACCTCATTCCTACTTCAAAATAATTTTAGATTTtacaggaaaagaagatgaagtaaaAGCTATTGCTTTTTGGCTACGCAATCAAGAAACTGAAATCCCATTGAGTGGTTTTGTGACTACTATTGACGAAATTGAAGAATTGACAGGTATTGACTTTTTCCCAGGTTTACCAAACGATATTGAAGAGAAACTTGAAGTCAAGCAAGAATTGACGATTGGGGCATGACTCAAGATGCATACAGTGTTAGTTTTTGACCCCAACTACAATTAAGGAGtttttagaagaagaaaattaaattttgaattaaGTAACGGCAAAAAAAATAAGTCCGTtactaagtaaaaaataatattaaaactttgTTTAATATAGTGACCTTTCTTATTTTGTAGCGTCTTTACGTTATActctaaaaattaaattaaagaacaattttttaatcaaaactaaaaatataaaatcaattatgGCAAAGATAGGTCAAATTGAAGGCATCGGTCCTGTATttcaagaaaattagaaaatgctGGCATTTTAACAACAGAAGCCTTGTTACAAAAGTGTGCAACACCTGAGGGGCGTGCTGATTTAGCAGCTAGTGCAGATATTCAACCTAAAAGATTAATGTCTTTTGTAAGTCGTGCTGACTTTTTCAGAATCAAAGGCGTTGGTCGTCAGTTTTCTGAATTATTACAAAATGTTGATATTCACACTGTCCAACAATTAGCAGCAGCAGATGCAGCTACTCTAAATTCAGCAATGATAGCTGTTAATGAACAGAAAAACTTGACTAAAGCAGTTCCTTCTGCTAAGCAAATTCAAGGTTTCATTGACGCAGCAGCAGCTCTTGACGGCATCATTACTTTATAATACAGACCTAACCAAACACGCAAAGGCTTTACTGATTGATTTCAGTAAAGTCTTTTTTTAGTTGGGAGAGATTAGTTCTTCATACTAATATCAAAAGCAAAATCTGAAAAATGACAAACTTTTGAAGTTCTAgattttattttccaatttcaTTTACAAAAATTGCCGTTTGCCGTTTGCCGTTTGCCGTTTGCCGTTTGCCGTTTGCCGTTTGCCGTTTGCCGTTTGCCATTTGCCGTTTGCCGTTTGCCGTTTGCCGTTTGCCGTTTCACTACTTATCAAACCTATTCAAATTCAATGCTTCAATAATTCGTATCAACTTAAGAGCATATTTTTTATCCGTTGCATAACCAGCTTTTCTCAGTCCATGCGCCCAGTTTTTATAATCTTTAGTTCCCAATTTTTTAAGATGCTTATACCTTTCTTTTTGTAAAAACTCACTATGTTCTCTGTAACTTTCCCATGCACTAGGGTAAATCCTAAAGAAATCTTTGTGAGAATCGTCAGTATAATTGGAACAATGTCCTTTTTTACAATTCTTagaaaaacactttattccaaaatgattattattctttttggcGAGTTTACTATCACCAACATTACTTTCTAATAAGCCTTGTGCAAGCGTTATAACTAGCAGGAATACCAAAGCCTTCATTTCTTCTTGAGCAATTGGCGCAAATTCTTTTATATAGTTCAagcatttcttgttttttaatgcAACGACTTTAGCATCTACTTTTAATCGTTTTGCTAATCCAGGATTTAATAAAAAACCAAGATTTGAAAACGTATTTGCTAAGGTTGTATCATTCTTAGCAGTTTTGTATCTTGTCAGATGCTTTGGAATACTGTCCATGTTGAAAAGACTTTCTGCAAAATTTTTTaggtggttttgtttttatcgtttttttaggCTCACTAACTTCGTTGTCTAActttacgttttgttttttttacctcgcTATCTGCGGTTTTTTCAATACGGACAGGATTTACTAAATTGATAGAcaggtttatatttttataatataaaatcaataagcCTAAAACTAAAGTTCCAACTCTTATCCATTTGTTCTGATACCCTTTTTTTACTAAATGCAGATTTTTCCCTGCataatgttttccttttgttatccAATCTTCGTATTTCATTCAAGAAAATTTGACAATAAAACTTTTTGTTTAATACAATATGTTTCAAATGtacgcattttttcttttcaaatccaATATTCctcaaaaaataaattgttaaaatataGTTTATCAATAGAAGATGTCTTAAATtggaattttgtttttactacAACCTTTGGTCATCATTCCTAACGTGGCAAAGCCACTACCATAAGTTATGAGCCTGCCTACCAGAGGTACGACAAACAGGCCTGCCTTTGTCGGCAGACAGGTGTTTGAAGGACGAGGTGTTGAGTTGTTCGACTAAGCACTCAACACCTCGTCCCTCAACACCTCATAACTTgtcactataatttttttattcaactcTTGCCAAATTCTTGCAAGACTTGAGAACTTAGAAACTAAAAGATGCTAACTATGCATAAGCTACTATTTACTCTTTTAATC encodes the following:
- the LOC119570721 gene encoding LOW QUALITY PROTEIN: methylthioribose-1-phosphate isomerase-like (The sequence of the model RefSeq protein was modified relative to this genomic sequence to represent the inferred CDS: inserted 2 bases in 2 codons), with the protein product QFADAIREMHVRGAPLIGGTAAYGMYIAIKEAAKSSDFKKHLNASIELLSNTRPTAVNLAYAIDKQHGVPHTVIVDNLGGHLMQHGMVDLVIVGSDRTTRTGDVANKIGTYLKALAAFDNEIPFYVALPSSTFDWNIRDGLKEIPIEKRGADEVKYIQGLDNSTIKKVLLTPAESPAINYGFDVTPAKYVXSGLITERGSCTKNTQSFTEKIV